GCCTCCACCAGCCGGTCGCCCTCGCTGCGGATGTGGCTGGCGTAGCCGCCGCCGTACTGCCCCGCCACCTTGGCCAGCTCCGTGATCTCGTCCGTCGGCGCGAACGACGCGGGCGTGTAGATCATGCCGGTGGAGAGCCCCATCGCCCCCTGCCGCATGGCGTCGGCGACCAGGCCGCGCATCTGCTGCAGTTCGGCGGGGGTGGCGCGGCGGTCGGCGTCGCCCATCACGTAGCGCCGCACCGAGCCCACGGTGACGAAGGTGGCCAGGTTGATGGCGGGGCGCGCCGAATCGAGCTTCGCGAAGTAGCCGTTCAGGTCGCGCCACGTCACGCGCGCGCGGGTGCTGTCGCCCAGCTCGCGCAGCGTGTTCTCGTTCACCGGGACCACGCTGGTCACCTCGCCCGTGATCTCCGTCGTGATCCCCTGCGTGATCTTGGACGCGGCCTGCGGGTTGGTGAGCAGCGGATACTCGCTGTGCCCCAGCATGTCGATGAAGCCGGGGGCGATGACCAGCCCGGTCGCGTCGATGGTGTCGCGCGCCTGCGCCCCCGGCAGCAGCCCCACGGCGGCGATGCGGTCGCCGCGGATGGCCACGTCGCCGCGGTACCACGGGCTCCCGGTGCCGTCCACGATGCGCCCGCCGCGGATCAGCAGGTCGTACACGCCACCGGACGCGCGCCCCGGCACGGAAGCCGCCGACGCCGGTGCGGCGGACGCCTGCGCCGGTGCCGGCGCGGAGACAGGCTGCGGCTGCGGCGTGCACGCGGCCAGCGCGGCGGCGGCGGCCAGGACGATCGGGCGGCGGGAGATGGGCATCTCGGTGCGGGCTCGGCGTGGAGATAGGCAATCGGGAGGGCGATTGAAATCGCGGCAACAACGGCCCGAAGTCCGCCTTCGCGGACTCGCCGCCATGTATCCTCGCGGACGAGCGGGCATTGTCGCGGCGATGTGCGGGATGGGGAGATTTCGCGCGGCGGCGGCGCGGGCGCAAGTGGCCGGAATCGCCAGGATCGGGTGCGGAGATGGTGATCATCTCTCCAGATTCCGCATCTTCCGTATAAGAACTCCGTTGACTCCGTGTGACTTCTTCCCTTCCATCCTCCCGGCGGTCGGGAGATTGCGTGCGATCCGCGGCGGCACCGGAGGTGGAGATGGAGGGAGGCAGGGTGGGGCGCTTGTTCGTCGGCATCCCCTTTCCCGCGGAGCTGCGGGAGGGGCTGGAGGCGTACCTGCGCGCCACGTTCGGCGAGCGGATGCCGGGGCGCCCTGTGCCGCCGGGCAACTGGCATCTCACCCTCCGCTTCCTCGGCGACACGGACGCGGCGCGGCATCAGGCACTCGTCGACGAGCTGCGGGCGATCGAACCGGGGCCTGCGTTCGGCCTCTCGCTCGCGGGGCTCGGCGCCTTTCCGCGCGCGGCCCGGGCCACGGTGCTCTGGATCGGCGTGGGCGACGGCGCGGCGGAGCTGCGCGTGCTCGCGGCGAAGGTCGAGGCCGCGGCGGTGCGCGCGGGATTCGCGCCGGAGCCGAAGCCGTACTCGCCGCACCTGACGCTGAGCCGCATCCAGCCGTCCGCCGACCTCCGCCGCGCGATCGAAGGCGCGGAGCCGTTCGGCGGGCGGATGACGGTCGATGGATTCGTCCTGTTCCGCAGCCACCTGGGCGGTGGCCCGCCGCGCTACGAGCGGATGCTGGCGCTGCCGCTCGGCTGATCTCCATCCCCCCAACCCGCGACCGCACGATGGAACGCTATCCCGACGAGAAGGTGGCCGACCTGCTGAAGAGCCGGCTTCCGGAATGGACGCTGGAGCAGGTCTACATCGTCCGCACCTACGACACGGGCGACTGGCAGCGCACGACCATGCTGGCCGGCGCCATCGCCTACCTGGGCGAGAAGGCCTTCCATCACCCCGACCTGTTCCTGAGCTACCCGCGGCTGAAGGTGCTGCTGACCACGCACGACGCCGGCGGCATCACCGAGCGCGACATCGCCCTGGCCGAGAAGATCGAGGAGATCGCCACCTGGAAGCCGGACTTCGAGGTGTTCAAAGAGGCGAAGAGCTGGTTCTGAAAACGGTGGTGAGTAGCACGCATGCCTCACGTGCGTTTGTCGGAAAACATGCGGAAACGCAACAAAGCGGTACGTGCGGGCTGAAGTGCCAGACCGCATGTGTTCCGCACCCGTGCTGTCAAATCGATCCCGCTGATCGGAGAGAATTGCATGAGTGCGATGAAAGTGGCACTGCTGTGTACGGTTTGTCTCAGTGGATGCGCCTATACGGTCGGGGCAGGAACTGCGGCGCCGTACTCAGCCGTTCTGACTGGGGCCTCACCTGCAGACGCCGTGGAGTACGGGAATCGGCTTGCGCAGTGTGTGGAGGCTTACGCGAACCTCCATCGAGGAGAGGTCGGGCGGGCCAAGAGAGATCTAATTCGATCCGGAGGCGTGGCGACCGGTTTTGGCCTTGCGACCGCCACCCTAACGGGAACCTTCAAGGCCGAAGACACCAAAACTTGGGTCGGTGTCGGTGGTTCGCTAATTACAGCGGCCATCGGAGTTTATCAGATCTGGCGCGGAGCGGAGCGCGACGCAGCAGACTTCGTGTCGGAAGCGGCAATGGTTACGTCCGATTACCAAGCGGCCATCCAAACCGCTACGGACGACACCGCAAAGAAAAAGGCAGTCTCTGATCTCATCCTGAATGCTGGCGGACTTCAGCGGAAGTTCGCGCCCTACGCAGGATGGTCCGTCACGAACCCCCAGTGCGAGAATGGAGTTTCGCGACCGGCGCCGCTTCCGCCGCCGGCGCCTACGACCGTTCCGCCGAATGCTCCGCCACCCGCGCCGTTGTGAGGACGCGGTGGCAGCCCATTTCCATAACCAGCGCTTGGACTCGGGAACGTGCTTTGAGGACGCGCGCACCCGATTCGAGACCATGGCACGCATCTCTCTACATCCTCCAAGTCTCTACACACCAGTGACATGCAATCGGAGGGGGATGGGATGCAGCTCGAGGGGCGGGTGGCGCTGATCACGGGCGCGGGCGAGGGGATCGGGCGCGCGGCGGCGAAGATGCTGGCGAAGGAGGGCGCGCGGATCGGCGCGCTGGGCCGCACGCGCGACGACCTGGATTCGGTGGTGAAGGAGATCGAGAAGGACGGCGGGAAGGCCACCGTCCTCCTGGCCGACATCAGCAAGGCCGACGAGATGGAGGCCGCCGTGAAGCAGCTGGTGGACGCGTACGGCCGCATCGACGTCGTCTTCGCCAACGCGGGGGTGAACGGCGTGTGGGCGCCCATCGAGGAGCTGAAGCCCGAGGAGTGGGAGCAGACCATCGCCATCAACCTTACCGGCACCTTCCTGACCATCAAGTACGCCGTTCCGCATCTCAAGAAGCAGGGCGGCTCGGTGGTCATCACCAGCTCGGTGAACGGAACGCGCATCTTCAGCAACACCGGCGCGACGGCGTACTCGTCCACCAAGGCCGCGCAGGTGGCGATGGGGAAGATGCTGGCGCTGGAGCTCGCGCCGAGCAAGGTGCGGGTGAACATCATCTGCCCGGGGGCGATCGAGACCGAGATCGACGAGAATACCGAGAAGCGCGACCTGGAGAAGGTGAAGATGCCGGTGGAGTTCCCGGAGACCCACCAGCCGCTCACGCGGGGCCCCGGAAGCGCCGAGCAGGTGGCACGTCTGGTGCTGTTCCTGGCCTCCGACGCGAGCGATCACATCACCGGCACGGAGATGTGGATCGACGGCGGCGAGTCGCTGTTGAAGGGATGAAAAAAGAAGTCCCAAGTCCTGAGTCCTGAGTCCCAAGTGAACTGAATCGGGCGGCGACGAACGGCGCGGAATCCGGCACTTAGGACTTAGGACTTAGGACTTAGGACTTAGGACTTAGGACTTCAGTTCCACTTACGTTGGAGCGCACCCATGCCTGCCGACCCCACCCCCGCGGCTCCCAACGACCTTCCCGCCACGCCGGGCGCCGCCGAGCGCGAGGCTGCGCACGACCGCGACGAGGCGGCGGTGGACGAGGCCAGCGACGAGTCGTTCCCCGCGAGCGACCCGCCCGCGTACACGCACACCCACGCCGGCACCCCGGACGCGGAGCGATGAAGATCACCCTCCTTTCCGACGACCGCATCCGCGTGGACGGCGGCGCCGGGCCCATGTCGGTCGAGGCCGAGTCGGCGGAGATGACCTACTCGCCCTACCACATGCTGGCGAGCGGACTGGCCACCTGCACCCTCTCCGTCCTCCACGCGTGGGCCACGAACGCCAAGCTCCCCGCCGACGGCTTGGCGCTGGAGGTGGGATGGACCTTCGTGGAAGACCCGCACCGCGTGGGCTCGATGCAGGTGGAGATCGAGTGGCCGGGGCTCCCCGCGAACCGGCTCGCGGCGGCGAAGCGCGTGGCCGACCTGTGCACGGTGAAGGCGACGTTCGCGCATCCGCCCGCCATCTCCACCGACGTGAAGGCGGAGGCGAGGGCGGCATGACCATTCCCGTGGTGCGCTTCGTGTTCGGCGGGCAGGAGGCCGACGCCGTGGGCAGCGGGCGGCCGTGGACGGTGGTGTACGACGGCCAGTGCAAGGTGTGCGGCCGCCTGGTGAAGCTCCTGCGCAAGTGGGACACGCGGCAGGAGATCGAGCCCATCCCGTTCCAGAACACCTCGGTGCTCATCCGCTTCCCGTGGATCCCCGCCGAGGCGTACGCGCAGGCGATGCAGCTGGTCGGGCCGGGCGGACAGACGTGGCAGGGCGGCTACGCCATCGAGCAGCTGCTGAAGATCCTTCCGTACGGCGGGATGCTGGGGTGGGCGTTCAAGGTCCCGTTCTTCGGCGAGCTGTTCAACCGCTTCTACCGCTGGTTCGCGCGCAACCGCTACAAGTTCGGCTGCGGCGAGCACTGCGCCCTCCGCCCCCAGCAGCTCGACTTCGGCGACCAGGATTCGATGGCGGCGTGATCACCGGGGCGCAGTTGTAATATCGCATCTGGCAATCACCTGTGCATTACAAACGCACAGAGAGACGTCATCCTGAGGCCGGCCAAGCCATTGTTGCCCCCGCACGAGCGGTTGCAGGCCGAAGGATCCATAGGCGAGGTCGCACGTGCGCTTCCGGATTACACGATCGATCTCCGAATTGGGGATGAAGGGCGGCTGACGACCGCGCCACCAATACCTGCGGTTGGAGCCTCGCGCGGTTTGCGAGGCTTTTCGTAGTTGTTGCAGCGGCTTCAGCCGCCTTTGTATCCGGGGTGATGCGAAGAGATCCGGGGCCCACCAAACGTTTCCTCCGTACATCAACCCGGCCGATGTAGATTCGGGTGTGGCGGGCACGTCTCCCGTGCCGCGCGCTGTACTTCCCCGATCGGAGGCCAGCCTGATGCCATACGCCCGCGTTCTCGCCCTTCCCCTCCTCGCCCTCCTGACGCTCGCCGCCGGGCCGTCGGCCGCGGCGAAGCCGCCGCGCACCGTCGCCGTGCGGCTGACGGAGTACCGGATCGAGATGCCGGACAGCGTGCAGCAGGGCGAGGTGACGTTCTCCGTGACCAACGCGGGGCACGACCAGCACCAGTTCTCCGTGCGCGGCCACCGCGGCCTGCGCTCCACGCGCGTCCTGAAGCCCGGCGAGACCGTGAGCTTCCCCATGCGGCTGGTGGTGGGCGGCTACACGGCCTACTGCAACGTGCGCGAGCACAACGAGAACCATCGCCAGCTGGGGATGGAGCACGCGCTCCGCGTCGTCTGGTAGCGCCGCAATCCCCCCATCTTCATCCCCATAACGACGAGAGCCGCGGAAGGACGTCCTGTCCT
This Longimicrobium sp. DNA region includes the following protein-coding sequences:
- a CDS encoding OsmC family protein: MKITLLSDDRIRVDGGAGPMSVEAESAEMTYSPYHMLASGLATCTLSVLHAWATNAKLPADGLALEVGWTFVEDPHRVGSMQVEIEWPGLPANRLAAAKRVADLCTVKATFAHPPAISTDVKAEARAA
- a CDS encoding 4a-hydroxytetrahydrobiopterin dehydratase codes for the protein MERYPDEKVADLLKSRLPEWTLEQVYIVRTYDTGDWQRTTMLAGAIAYLGEKAFHHPDLFLSYPRLKVLLTTHDAGGITERDIALAEKIEEIATWKPDFEVFKEAKSWF
- a CDS encoding SDR family NAD(P)-dependent oxidoreductase, which gives rise to MQLEGRVALITGAGEGIGRAAAKMLAKEGARIGALGRTRDDLDSVVKEIEKDGGKATVLLADISKADEMEAAVKQLVDAYGRIDVVFANAGVNGVWAPIEELKPEEWEQTIAINLTGTFLTIKYAVPHLKKQGGSVVITSSVNGTRIFSNTGATAYSSTKAAQVAMGKMLALELAPSKVRVNIICPGAIETEIDENTEKRDLEKVKMPVEFPETHQPLTRGPGSAEQVARLVLFLASDASDHITGTEMWIDGGESLLKG
- a CDS encoding DUF393 domain-containing protein — translated: MTIPVVRFVFGGQEADAVGSGRPWTVVYDGQCKVCGRLVKLLRKWDTRQEIEPIPFQNTSVLIRFPWIPAEAYAQAMQLVGPGGQTWQGGYAIEQLLKILPYGGMLGWAFKVPFFGELFNRFYRWFARNRYKFGCGEHCALRPQQLDFGDQDSMAA
- the thpR gene encoding RNA 2',3'-cyclic phosphodiesterase; amino-acid sequence: MEGGRVGRLFVGIPFPAELREGLEAYLRATFGERMPGRPVPPGNWHLTLRFLGDTDAARHQALVDELRAIEPGPAFGLSLAGLGAFPRAARATVLWIGVGDGAAELRVLAAKVEAAAVRAGFAPEPKPYSPHLTLSRIQPSADLRRAIEGAEPFGGRMTVDGFVLFRSHLGGGPPRYERMLALPLG